A genomic stretch from Lathyrus oleraceus cultivar Zhongwan6 chromosome 2, CAAS_Psat_ZW6_1.0, whole genome shotgun sequence includes:
- the LOC127121532 gene encoding cytochrome P450 71D8 — MEFQLSFVLIPFFVFLLFHWLTKYYNPKTFAYKLPPGPRKLPLIGNLHQLIFAGKLPHHGLQKLSHKHGPLMLLKLGEINTVVVSSSNLAKEVMKTHDVVFADRPKLLSPQILAYGFKDIVFSPYGDYWRQMRKICVLELLSAKRVQSFSYIREDEAKKFIQSIKLCAGSPINLTSRVFSVINSIISRAAFGDKSEHQDEFVILIRKAIAISGGLELDDLFPSMKILHMLTGMRAKFEKIHKSVDQILDNVVRNHQEKISKGKEDIKNEAEREDLVDVLLRVQQSGSLDVQLTINNIKAVIWDIFVAGTDTSSTTIEWAMSEMMKNPRVREKAQAEIRETFKGKQQISQTDLEELTYLKLVIKETLRLHPPSPLLVPRECNEQTIIDGYDIPKNTTVLINAWAIGRDPKFWSDAERFIPERFDGSFVDFKGMNFEYIPFGAGRRMCPGMTFGLASLTLPLALLLYHFNWELPNQMKPEDLDMVEEFGMTVGRKNGLCLIPTLYDV; from the exons ATGGAATTTCAACTTTCCTTTGTTCTCATTCCTTTCTTTGTTTTCTTACTTTTTCATTGGCTTACAAAATATTACAATCCAAAAACCTTTGCTTACAAATTACCACCTGGTCCAAGAAAACTACCTCTCATTGGTAATTTGCACCAACTAATATTTGCAGGAAAACTTCCACATCATGGTTTACAAAAACTTTCTCACAAACATGGACCTTTAATGCTCCTAAAACTAGGTGAAATTAATACAGTTGTTGTTTCATCCTCAAACTTAGCCAAAGAAGTAATGAAAACACATGATGTTGTTTTTGCCGATAGGCCAAAACTTCTTTCACCTCAAATTTTAGCATATGGTTTTAAAGATATTGTTTTTTCTCCATATGGTGATTATTGGAGACAAATGAGAAAAATATGTGTGTTAGAACTTCTAAGTGCTAAAAGGGTTCAATCTTTCTCTTACATTAGAGAAGATGAGGCGAAAAAGTTCATACAATCAATTAAGTTATGTGCTGGATCACCAATTAATCTCACTAGTAGAGTTTTTTCGGTGATAAATTCTATTATTTCTAGAGCGGCGTTCGGTGATAAATCCGAACATCAAGATGAGTTTGTGATTCTTATTCGAAAAGCAATCGCGATTTCGGGTGGACTCGAGCTTGATGATTTGTTTCCTTCAATGAAAATTCTTCATATGCTAACCGGGATGAGAGCAAAGTTTGAGAAAATTCATAAAAGTGTAGACCAAATCCTAGATAATGTTGTAAGAAATCATCAAGAAAAAATATCAAAAGGTAAAGAAGATATCAAGAATGAAGCTGAGAGGGAAGATCTTGTTGATGTTCTTTTGAGAGTCCAACAAAGTGGAAGCCTTGATGTCCAATTAACAATCAACAACATCAAAGCTGTGATTTGG GATATATTTGTTGCTGGAACTGatacatcatcaacaacaatagAATGGGCTATGTCAGAAATGATGAAAAATCCAAGAGTTAGAGAAAAGGCACAAGCTGAAATAAGAGAAAcattcaaaggaaaacaacaaaTATCTCAAACTGATCTTGAAGAACTCACATACTTAAAGTTAGTGATAAAAGAAACCCTAAGGTTACACCCACCTTCTCCTCTATTGGTTCCAAGAGAATGCAATGAACAAACCATCATTGACGGATACGATATACCGAAAAACACAACAGTTTTGATAAATGCATGGGCAATAGGAAGAGATCCAAAGTTTTGGAGTGATGCTGAGAGGTTTATTCCAGAGAGATTTGATGGTAGTTTTGTTGATTTCAAAGGTATGAATTTTGAGTATATTCCTTTTGGAGCTGGAAGAAGAATGTGTCCTGGTATGACATTTGGTTTAGCAAGTTTAACACTTCCTTTGGCTTTATTACTTTATCATTTCAATTGGGAGCTTCCAAATCAGATGAAGCCTGAAGATTTGGATATGGTTGAAGAGTTTGGAATGACTGTTGGAAGGAAAAATGGGTTGTGTTTGATTCCAACTCTTTATGATGTCTAA